The following are encoded together in the Arcticibacterium luteifluviistationis genome:
- a CDS encoding sugar phosphate isomerase/epimerase family protein gives MKRRDFISQGSAALGLAMMSGNLLANGNAGTVKKFGCQLYSVRDLMPKDAKGTMEKLAGMGYKLFESYSADPFWGMNPKECKTFLKDIGVKMISTHMLLDGITDELAANAAEVGLKYIMCPFIGMQPNMDAWKKVADKFNAAGDICNRHGLKFGYHNHSYSFAFVSGMKGQMVLLKNTDPDKVCFELDMCWSEAAGENTMAHLKEYGDRYELCHIKQLISIEPKEGEQRPVQTDLSDGVIDYTKLLRVAKDNGMKYYLVEQEQYPKDSITSMANDAEFMKNLVF, from the coding sequence ATGAAAAGAAGAGATTTTATAAGCCAAGGTAGTGCTGCTTTAGGCTTAGCCATGATGTCTGGCAATTTGCTAGCGAATGGAAATGCCGGAACTGTTAAGAAGTTTGGATGTCAATTATATAGTGTGCGTGACCTGATGCCGAAAGATGCAAAAGGTACTATGGAGAAGCTGGCTGGTATGGGTTATAAGCTTTTTGAAAGCTACTCAGCCGACCCATTTTGGGGCATGAATCCAAAAGAGTGTAAGACGTTTCTGAAAGACATTGGTGTGAAAATGATAAGTACACACATGCTTTTAGATGGCATTACTGATGAGCTAGCGGCTAACGCTGCTGAGGTAGGTCTTAAATATATTATGTGCCCGTTTATTGGTATGCAGCCTAACATGGATGCTTGGAAAAAAGTGGCAGATAAATTTAACGCAGCTGGTGATATCTGTAACAGACATGGTTTAAAATTCGGATATCATAATCATTCCTATTCTTTCGCTTTTGTAAGTGGAATGAAAGGGCAAATGGTTCTTTTGAAAAACACAGACCCTGATAAGGTTTGTTTCGAATTAGATATGTGTTGGTCTGAAGCTGCTGGTGAAAACACCATGGCTCATTTGAAAGAATATGGTGATAGATACGAGCTTTGTCATATAAAACAGCTTATTTCTATAGAACCTAAAGAAGGAGAGCAAAGACCCGTTCAAACAGACTTGTCTGATGGTGTTATAGATTATACAAAGCTTCTTAGAGTGGCTAAAGATAATGGGATGAAATACTACTTAGTAGAGCAAGAGCAATACCCAAAAGATAGTATCACTAGTATGGCAAATGATGCTGAGTTTATGAAGAACTTGGTCTTCTAG
- a CDS encoding TIGR00266 family protein, with protein MRSHEIDYEILGEDIQVVQIELDPSETVIAEAGSMLFMEDGIQFETKMGDGSNANESILGKLFKAGSRVLMGESLFMTHFTNRGHGKRKVAFAAPYPGTIKAVDLSQINGNTLIVQKDAFLCAAMGTQISIHFNKRFGAGLFGGEGFILERIQGDGLAFIHSGGVVMERTLNNETLRIDTGCIVGYEPQLNFDIQSAGGLKSMVFGGEGMFLATLSGTGKVWIQSLPISKLIRRLSPAGGNANKESGSVLGGITDMFER; from the coding sequence ATGAGAAGTCATGAAATAGATTACGAAATCTTGGGTGAAGATATCCAAGTAGTACAGATAGAATTAGACCCAAGCGAAACCGTTATTGCTGAAGCAGGAAGCATGCTTTTTATGGAAGACGGTATTCAGTTTGAAACCAAAATGGGTGATGGTAGTAATGCCAACGAAAGTATTTTAGGGAAGCTTTTCAAAGCAGGAAGTAGAGTTTTGATGGGTGAGTCGCTTTTTATGACGCACTTTACTAACCGTGGTCATGGTAAAAGAAAAGTAGCTTTTGCCGCTCCTTACCCAGGGACTATTAAGGCGGTAGATTTATCTCAAATTAATGGAAATACGCTTATAGTACAGAAGGACGCATTTCTTTGTGCTGCTATGGGAACTCAAATTTCCATTCACTTTAATAAGCGTTTTGGAGCAGGCCTTTTCGGAGGCGAAGGTTTTATCTTAGAAAGAATTCAAGGTGACGGTTTAGCTTTTATTCATTCAGGTGGTGTAGTGATGGAGCGTACCTTAAATAACGAAACGCTGAGAATAGATACTGGCTGTATAGTAGGTTATGAACCACAGCTAAATTTTGATATTCAAAGTGCAGGAGGCTTGAAATCAATGGTTTTTGGCGGAGAAGGCATGTTCTTAGCCACGCTTTCTGGAACAGGAAAAGTATGGATTCAGTCATTGCCTATCTCTAAACTAATAAGAAGGTTATCTCCAGCAGGCGGAAATGCCAATAAAGAAAGTGGCTCTGTTTTAGGAGGGATTACGGATATGTTTGAGAGGTAA
- the gltX gene encoding glutamate--tRNA ligase — translation MSVRVRFAPSPTGPLHIGGVRTALYNYLFAKKNGGELILRIEDTDQTRYVEGAEEYIVDSLAWLGINFDEGPKEGPNAPYRQSERKELYHKHAQLLIDSGKAYYAFDTSDELAALRKELEEAKVDNPSYNSVTRMKMKNSITLGPDATKELIENGTPYVIRLKVPLKEEIRFQDAIRDWVVVHSSTIDDKVLLKADGMPTYHLANIVDDHEMAITHVIRGEEWLPSAPLHILLYKAFGWEHPKFAHLPLLLKPEGPGKLSKRDGDIGDFPVFPTEWNDGKGEVMRGFREDGYLPEAVLNFLALLGWNPGTEQEIFTLEGLVEAFSLDRINKSGARFDVAKAKWFNQHYIKEMDDAALVALVNEQVKDEALAANLVKLNKDRVTFVAEIVTLVPYLFEAPSAYDEQVAGKAWNDLAKQGMPVIIDLVNGMAAADFHSEAIHNTLWEGLAAKEIKPGKVMQALRLALTGEGKGPDLMLMLEILGQKQVVERIQTALEKLGA, via the coding sequence ATGTCAGTACGCGTACGTTTTGCTCCAAGTCCTACAGGTCCACTTCATATTGGTGGTGTTAGAACAGCCCTTTACAATTATCTTTTTGCCAAGAAAAATGGTGGTGAGCTTATTCTTAGAATAGAAGATACCGACCAAACAAGATATGTAGAAGGTGCAGAAGAGTACATAGTAGACAGCTTAGCTTGGTTAGGAATAAACTTTGACGAAGGTCCTAAAGAAGGCCCAAATGCTCCCTACCGTCAATCTGAAAGAAAAGAACTATACCATAAGCATGCTCAACTTTTAATAGATTCTGGCAAGGCATATTATGCATTTGATACTTCAGATGAGTTGGCAGCTTTAAGAAAGGAATTGGAAGAAGCCAAGGTTGATAATCCTTCTTATAATTCGGTAACGCGAATGAAAATGAAGAATTCTATCACGCTAGGACCAGACGCAACCAAAGAGTTGATAGAAAACGGAACACCTTATGTTATTCGTTTGAAAGTGCCTTTGAAAGAAGAGATTCGTTTTCAAGATGCTATTAGAGACTGGGTGGTGGTTCATTCTTCTACCATTGACGATAAAGTACTTTTGAAAGCCGATGGTATGCCAACGTACCATTTGGCTAATATTGTGGATGACCATGAGATGGCTATTACCCATGTAATTAGAGGAGAGGAGTGGTTGCCATCGGCACCTTTACACATATTATTATATAAAGCCTTTGGCTGGGAGCATCCTAAATTTGCTCACTTACCATTATTACTTAAGCCTGAAGGTCCGGGTAAATTGAGTAAAAGAGATGGCGATATTGGAGATTTTCCTGTATTCCCAACTGAATGGAATGATGGAAAAGGTGAGGTTATGAGAGGTTTTAGAGAAGATGGCTATTTGCCGGAGGCTGTACTAAACTTCCTAGCTTTATTAGGCTGGAATCCGGGAACAGAACAAGAGATATTTACTTTGGAAGGGCTTGTAGAAGCTTTTTCTTTAGATAGAATTAATAAATCGGGTGCTCGTTTTGATGTGGCTAAAGCCAAATGGTTTAACCAACATTATATCAAAGAAATGGACGATGCTGCATTGGTAGCTTTAGTTAATGAGCAAGTAAAAGACGAAGCTTTAGCGGCTAATTTAGTTAAGTTAAATAAAGACAGAGTCACTTTTGTAGCGGAAATAGTTACGTTAGTCCCTTATCTTTTTGAGGCTCCAAGTGCTTATGACGAGCAAGTAGCTGGTAAAGCGTGGAATGACTTAGCGAAGCAAGGAATGCCAGTAATTATAGACTTGGTTAACGGTATGGCAGCTGCTGATTTTCATTCAGAAGCAATTCATAATACACTTTGGGAAGGCTTAGCAGCCAAAGAAATTAAGCCTGGCAAAGTAATGCAAGCTTTAAGGTTAGCTTTAACGGGCGAAGGAAAAGGTCCAGATTTGATGCTGATGTTAGAGATTTTAGGTCAAAAACAAGTAGTAGAAAGAATTCAAACTGCTTTAGAAAAGCTAGGGGCATAA